The Hyphomicrobium sp. MC1 genome window below encodes:
- a CDS encoding sodium/substrate symporter small subunit, with translation MSLGDIAGASRPSGRLLLASLMLWLILAVALPLCALTLNLFHFAGFPLGFWIAAQGAIIGLVALVAFYAWRAGGTSAREGIGPALVFAGECVGAVALLGFTGYIAAMGYDGLALPLGMVAGIALLAILVAPRFVLYPVQSISGFFAIRYGSNVVRRLAFLIAFVGCVLLLAADIRAGSLAFQSLSNLPLPQAILVLTLAITAIWLAGSLLPGKKINGIGFIIICGGLLATLIGLALYADGSAMPHLTLGAALQSHASISQKLIINRLSDFQSLKPMASPFLQLSMKNFAGLLLAVAFGIVVAPHLLGRHVSQSSVAPGSAVKRTAAALFAVAIIIASLPPLAIYSRLGFEQAMSKGIEIAAIPQSLAEASALGWVKVCDRNSEAPTELTAACQKASGQRGFVRLQDLAFTTDGFVVAAPKISGLDPWLQYPLLIGAVLASILMGNALISGIVVADGEIRANRDANDLVNLDFRAVTVGGTMLVAGALGALYAAMSTGLLAAEGFAILAAGLFPALVLGLHWRHMNKVGAIAAMLVGIAITGIYLFGVHVWPVELFSLSGGLSNAMPEAADRFTELQTALAAATTPEAQAAARATLVAHVTTIANWGGLQPAAITLVSVPAGFIAGLLFSLLFRSRKAGGPTES, from the coding sequence ATGAGTTTGGGGGATATCGCAGGCGCCAGCCGGCCGTCGGGCCGCCTTTTGCTCGCAAGCTTGATGCTATGGCTGATCTTGGCCGTCGCTCTGCCGCTGTGCGCGCTGACGCTCAATCTCTTCCACTTCGCCGGCTTCCCGCTCGGCTTCTGGATCGCAGCCCAGGGCGCCATCATCGGTCTCGTTGCGCTCGTCGCGTTTTACGCTTGGCGCGCGGGCGGCACGTCGGCGCGCGAAGGCATCGGCCCGGCGCTCGTCTTTGCCGGTGAATGCGTCGGCGCAGTCGCGCTGTTGGGCTTCACCGGTTATATCGCGGCCATGGGATATGACGGCTTGGCGCTGCCGCTTGGCATGGTCGCCGGCATCGCGCTTCTCGCCATTCTCGTCGCGCCGCGCTTCGTGCTCTATCCGGTACAATCGATCAGCGGCTTTTTCGCCATCCGCTACGGCAGCAATGTCGTGCGCCGCCTCGCATTCCTGATTGCCTTCGTCGGCTGCGTGCTTTTGCTGGCGGCCGATATCCGCGCCGGATCGCTGGCCTTTCAAAGCTTATCGAACCTGCCGCTGCCGCAGGCGATCCTCGTTCTTACCCTCGCGATCACCGCCATCTGGTTGGCCGGCTCTCTGCTGCCCGGCAAGAAGATCAACGGCATCGGCTTTATCATCATCTGCGGCGGCTTGCTCGCAACGCTGATTGGCCTTGCGCTTTACGCCGACGGCTCGGCCATGCCGCATCTGACGCTCGGGGCCGCCCTGCAAAGTCATGCCAGCATCAGCCAGAAACTGATCATCAATCGCCTCTCGGACTTCCAATCGCTGAAGCCGATGGCGTCGCCATTCCTGCAGCTGTCGATGAAAAACTTCGCCGGGCTGCTGCTGGCAGTCGCGTTCGGCATTGTCGTCGCGCCGCATCTTCTCGGCCGCCACGTCTCGCAATCCTCCGTCGCACCAGGCTCTGCCGTAAAGCGCACCGCCGCTGCACTTTTCGCGGTTGCCATCATCATCGCGAGCTTGCCGCCGCTCGCCATCTATAGCCGCCTCGGCTTCGAACAGGCGATGTCGAAGGGCATCGAGATTGCCGCCATTCCGCAATCGCTGGCAGAAGCCAGCGCGCTCGGCTGGGTGAAGGTCTGCGACCGCAATTCCGAAGCGCCAACCGAACTGACAGCGGCCTGCCAGAAGGCCTCGGGCCAGCGCGGCTTCGTCCGGCTGCAAGACCTTGCGTTTACGACGGACGGCTTCGTCGTCGCCGCACCGAAGATCTCGGGCCTCGATCCTTGGCTACAATACCCACTGCTGATCGGCGCCGTGCTGGCCTCGATCCTTATGGGCAACGCGCTCATCTCCGGCATCGTCGTTGCGGATGGCGAAATCCGCGCGAACCGCGACGCCAACGATCTCGTGAACCTCGATTTCCGCGCCGTGACGGTCGGCGGCACAATGCTTGTGGCAGGTGCGCTCGGCGCACTTTATGCGGCGATGAGCACGGGCCTGCTCGCCGCTGAAGGATTTGCGATCCTCGCCGCAGGGCTCTTCCCCGCCCTCGTTTTAGGCTTACATTGGCGGCACATGAACAAGGTCGGCGCCATCGCTGCGATGCTGGTCGGTATCGCCATCACCGGCATCTACCTTTTCGGCGTCCACGTCTGGCCGGTGGAACTGTTCAGCCTGAGCGGCGGCCTGTCGAACGCCATGCCCGAAGCTGCCGACCGTTTCACAGAGTTGCAAACCGCACTTGCTGCAGCGACGACACCGGAAGCTCAAGCTGCCGCTCGCGCCACGCTCGTCGCCCATGTCACGACCATTGCCAACTGGGGCGGACTGCAACCGGCGGCCATCACGCTGGTTTCGGTACCCGCGGGCTTCATCGCCGGATTGCTCTTCAGCCTGCTGTTCCGCAGCCGCAAAGCCGGCGGCCCGACAGAAAGCTGA
- the cyoD gene encoding cytochrome o ubiquinol oxidase subunit IV produces the protein MSTDAHANHGHAAHGHIAPGGGHDDHGHGSGHPESTLSGYLTGFVLSVILTAIPFWLVMSGALGSKEATAISILAIGAVQIVVHMIYFLHMSPSSEGGWTLMALIFTVVMVVITLTGSLWVMYHLTTNMMPMDPSQLP, from the coding sequence ATGAGCACGGACGCGCACGCCAATCACGGACATGCCGCGCATGGGCATATTGCTCCTGGCGGCGGTCATGACGATCACGGGCATGGCAGCGGCCATCCCGAGTCGACGCTCAGCGGCTATCTGACGGGCTTCGTTCTTTCCGTCATCCTGACGGCCATTCCGTTCTGGCTCGTGATGTCGGGCGCGCTCGGAAGCAAGGAAGCGACGGCCATCTCGATCCTGGCTATCGGTGCGGTCCAGATCGTCGTCCACATGATCTACTTCCTGCACATGTCGCCGAGTTCGGAGGGCGGTTGGACGCTGATGGCGCTGATCTTCACGGTCGTCATGGTCGTCATCACGCTGACCGGCTCGCTGTGGGTGATGTATCACCTGACGACCAACATGATGCCGATGGATCCGAGCCAACTGCCGTGA
- a CDS encoding ATP-binding protein: MSKFSDLQFPFQSDELAASPANGADAIGVENMLLLVQLRWIAVAGQVATIVFVWTVLGVNLPLVPMGLVASSLVVLNLASLWWLRRGRDVGAMGLLVALLLDVAGLTAQLYLSGGAMNPFAFLYLLQVTLAAVLLNVRLTSVVLAATCASFLLLTRFYRPLEIPAGEINLFTLHVIGMLVCFAVDAALLFVFVTRITRNLRERDARLAALKQHAAEEDHIVRMGLLASGAAHELGTPLASLSVILGDWRRMPVITGNPELLQEVDEMQAAVKRCKSILTGVLLSAGEARGEAPSVTTVTTFFNALINEWREARTPNYLDYNNAFGADLSIVSDSTLKQIIFNVLDNAYDSSPDWVGVSISRDGDMLILRVLDRGPGFAPQMLAQFGKPYQSSKGKPGGGLGLFLVVNVVRKLGGSVIAANRPEGGASVTLKLPLSALALGAR; this comes from the coding sequence ATGTCGAAGTTCAGTGACCTCCAGTTCCCTTTTCAGAGCGACGAACTCGCGGCATCGCCTGCCAATGGAGCCGATGCCATTGGCGTGGAAAACATGCTGCTGCTGGTCCAGCTTCGCTGGATCGCGGTTGCGGGCCAGGTGGCGACGATTGTGTTCGTCTGGACCGTCCTTGGGGTCAATCTTCCGCTCGTGCCGATGGGCCTCGTTGCATCGTCGTTGGTGGTTCTCAATCTTGCAAGCCTCTGGTGGCTGCGGCGCGGGCGTGACGTCGGCGCCATGGGTTTGCTCGTTGCGCTGCTACTCGACGTCGCCGGTCTGACGGCACAGCTCTATCTCAGCGGCGGGGCGATGAACCCGTTTGCCTTCCTTTATCTTCTTCAGGTTACGCTGGCAGCGGTGCTGCTCAATGTGCGGCTGACGTCGGTGGTGCTGGCCGCGACGTGCGCGAGCTTCCTTTTGCTTACGCGGTTTTATCGTCCGCTTGAAATTCCGGCCGGAGAGATCAACCTCTTCACGCTACATGTTATCGGCATGCTGGTCTGTTTCGCGGTCGATGCGGCGTTGCTGTTCGTGTTTGTCACGCGCATTACGCGCAATCTCAGGGAGCGCGATGCGCGCCTTGCAGCGCTGAAGCAGCATGCCGCCGAAGAGGATCATATCGTGCGTATGGGGCTTTTGGCGTCGGGTGCTGCGCATGAACTTGGTACGCCGTTGGCATCGCTGTCGGTCATTCTCGGCGATTGGCGTCGGATGCCGGTCATCACGGGCAATCCCGAGCTGTTGCAGGAAGTCGATGAAATGCAAGCCGCCGTGAAGCGCTGCAAATCGATCCTGACGGGCGTGCTGCTGTCGGCCGGAGAGGCACGCGGCGAAGCCCCGAGCGTGACCACGGTGACGACCTTCTTTAATGCTCTGATCAACGAGTGGCGGGAAGCGCGAACTCCAAACTATCTCGATTATAACAACGCGTTCGGTGCCGATCTGTCGATCGTTTCCGATTCGACGCTGAAGCAGATCATCTTCAACGTGCTGGACAACGCTTACGATTCATCGCCCGACTGGGTCGGCGTTTCGATTTCGCGTGATGGCGACATGCTTATTCTGCGCGTACTGGATCGCGGTCCGGGATTTGCGCCGCAAATGCTCGCGCAATTCGGAAAGCCCTATCAATCGAGCAAGGGGAAGCCGGGCGGCGGGCTTGGATTGTTTTTGGTTGTGAATGTGGTCCGCAAACTCGGCGGCAGCGTCATAGCGGCCAACCGTCCCGAAGGCGGTGCCTCCGTGACGCTCAAGCTGCCGCTTTCGGCCCTTGCCCTTGGAGCCCGCTAG
- a CDS encoding LPO_1073/Vpar_1526 family protein, which yields MTKQNQEVGNDSIAAQAQGNITIIKNEALTVEEIEKILASFTPMFRALAKEEARALMEDLSQGIFERLAKHPDAAASALKTPDFQYVLGEAAHAYARSGASNVKEILLDLIESRCQRDDRTRVTLSLNEAINKTAVLTKEEFAVLSIVFLIRYTRLGAKNFVEFAGKLKECTSPLMGDITREESVANYLNAQSCGHVSIGQAKFIDILRSNYIGFFMRGCDLAELETIFAPDLKSYSSQLIIHSMHDNDKFQVGVRNEQELFEHCNKIGFPKPSADKLWAVAKSKAMNNQQILDKLQECFPEASQLQSLWDETYLCHLELTSIGIAIGHANIQRVAEFEGELAMWIR from the coding sequence ATGACAAAGCAAAATCAGGAAGTTGGAAACGATAGTATTGCGGCTCAGGCCCAAGGCAATATTACGATCATCAAGAATGAGGCCTTAACCGTCGAAGAAATAGAAAAAATACTCGCGTCCTTTACTCCAATGTTCAGGGCTCTAGCGAAGGAGGAGGCACGAGCTTTGATGGAAGACCTATCACAAGGCATTTTCGAGAGACTGGCGAAACATCCGGATGCGGCTGCATCCGCCCTAAAAACTCCCGATTTCCAATACGTCCTCGGAGAAGCCGCCCACGCCTATGCGAGAAGTGGCGCCTCCAATGTCAAGGAGATACTTTTAGATCTTATTGAAAGCCGATGCCAACGAGACGACAGAACACGCGTAACGCTCTCTCTCAACGAGGCAATTAATAAAACCGCTGTCCTCACAAAAGAGGAGTTTGCTGTCCTCTCCATCGTTTTCTTGATTAGGTACACGCGACTCGGAGCGAAGAATTTTGTTGAGTTTGCGGGAAAGCTAAAAGAGTGCACTTCGCCTTTAATGGGAGATATAACAAGGGAAGAGAGCGTTGCAAATTATCTAAACGCTCAATCCTGCGGCCACGTCAGCATTGGCCAAGCCAAATTCATTGATATTTTGCGAAGCAACTATATCGGATTTTTTATGCGAGGCTGCGATTTGGCGGAGCTAGAGACAATATTCGCTCCAGACTTAAAATCTTACTCCTCTCAATTAATAATCCATAGCATGCACGACAATGATAAATTTCAAGTAGGGGTACGAAATGAGCAGGAATTATTCGAGCACTGCAACAAAATTGGGTTCCCAAAGCCTTCAGCGGACAAGTTATGGGCTGTCGCGAAATCTAAGGCCATGAACAACCAGCAAATACTGGACAAGCTTCAAGAGTGTTTTCCAGAGGCCTCCCAGCTTCAATCTCTTTGGGACGAGACATACCTGTGCCACTTGGAGTTGACTTCCATCGGCATCGCTATCGGTCACGCCAACATTCAACGAGTTGCGGAATTCGAAGGAGAACTCGCAATGTGGATAAGGTGA
- a CDS encoding response regulator transcription factor produces the protein MDDANPTLVIVEDDASFAATLKRSFERRGYKVDHAEGPEQLHDILQVRTPGFAVVDLKLAGASGLTCVEALHAHDPSTVIVVLTGFASIATAVEAIKLGARHYLVKPSSTDDIEDAFERAQGDPGVALTERPTSIKTVEWEHIHQILVETNFNISEAARRLGMHRRTLARKLEKRRVK, from the coding sequence ATGGATGATGCCAACCCAACGCTGGTGATCGTCGAAGACGATGCGTCTTTCGCCGCGACGCTCAAGCGTTCGTTCGAGCGGCGCGGGTACAAGGTTGATCACGCCGAAGGCCCCGAGCAACTTCACGACATCCTGCAGGTCCGCACGCCGGGCTTTGCCGTCGTCGATCTGAAGCTTGCTGGCGCTTCCGGTTTGACATGCGTCGAAGCCCTGCATGCGCATGATCCCTCGACCGTTATCGTCGTGCTAACGGGCTTTGCGAGCATCGCCACCGCGGTTGAAGCGATCAAGCTCGGCGCGCGGCATTACCTCGTGAAACCGTCGAGCACGGACGATATCGAGGATGCGTTCGAGCGCGCCCAAGGCGATCCCGGCGTTGCACTTACGGAACGCCCGACGTCGATCAAGACCGTCGAGTGGGAGCACATTCACCAGATCCTGGTTGAGACGAATTTCAATATTTCCGAGGCGGCGCGGAGGCTTGGCATGCACCGCCGGACGCTGGCGCGGAAGCTTGAAAAGCGGCGCGTAAAATAG
- a CDS encoding SURF1 family protein — protein sequence MTSDAGGRGGREAAPSGATEFNADAPGRDSARTPRSLSSLAVISLVALLGVAGLMWLGIWQVERRAWKLDLISRVESRVHATPVPAPGPADWPSITANNDEYRRVTVSGHFLHDRETLVMAVTDEGGGYWVLTPLKTATGFEVLVNRGFVPTEKKERETRLAGEIDGNVTVTGLLRMTEPKGAFLRGNDISADRWYSRDVDAIAIKRGLDNYAPYFIDADATPNPGGYPVGGLTVIKFPNNHLVYALTWFALALMLAAAFVRFLREEIRIRQTPQGAGGAAPD from the coding sequence GTGACATCCGACGCCGGCGGGCGCGGGGGACGAGAAGCGGCGCCCTCGGGCGCAACGGAGTTCAATGCGGATGCGCCGGGTCGCGACTCGGCGCGCACACCTCGTTCGCTGTCTTCGCTGGCAGTCATCAGCCTCGTGGCGCTGCTCGGTGTTGCCGGTCTCATGTGGCTTGGCATTTGGCAGGTTGAGCGGCGAGCTTGGAAGCTCGATTTGATTTCCCGCGTCGAGAGCCGGGTTCACGCAACTCCGGTGCCCGCGCCGGGTCCGGCCGATTGGCCTTCGATCACCGCCAATAACGACGAGTATCGACGCGTCACGGTTTCCGGCCACTTTCTTCATGATCGCGAGACGCTCGTCATGGCCGTCACCGACGAGGGCGGTGGCTATTGGGTGTTGACGCCGCTCAAGACCGCGACAGGTTTCGAAGTGCTCGTCAATCGCGGTTTCGTACCGACCGAAAAGAAGGAGCGTGAGACGCGGCTTGCGGGAGAGATCGACGGCAACGTAACCGTTACGGGTTTACTGCGCATGACGGAGCCGAAGGGCGCATTTCTGCGCGGCAACGATATCTCGGCCGATCGCTGGTATTCCCGCGACGTTGACGCCATCGCGATCAAGCGCGGTCTCGACAATTATGCGCCTTACTTCATCGACGCCGATGCAACACCCAATCCGGGCGGCTATCCGGTCGGTGGTCTGACGGTGATCAAATTCCCGAACAATCACCTCGTTTACGCGTTGACGTGGTTTGCGCTGGCGCTGATGCTCGCGGCTGCCTTCGTCCGGTTCCTGCGCGAAGAGATTCGCATCCGGCAAACGCCGCAGGGGGCCGGCGGTGCGGCTCCGGATTGA
- the glpD gene encoding glycerol-3-phosphate dehydrogenase produces the protein MTDEVYDLLVIGGGINGAGIAADAASRGLSVLLAEAEDLAGATSSASSKLIHGGLRYLEHFEFRLVREALAEREVLLAKAPHIVRPLRFVLPQVEGMRPALMMRAGLFLYDHLATRQSLGASHAIDLRREPAGKPLQPEIVSGFTYWDCAVDDARLVVLNALAARNAGARILTRTAVTALTTENDLWIASFGRDGQRCAARAIVNAAGPWVADVAKLATTTQPPANAIAIRLVKGSHIVVPRITGADDAYTFQNEDGRVVFAIPFEDDFTLIGTTEEKLSGDPRHATPTRVEETYLLDVARRFFRNAPKHSDIVWSFAGVRPLDDDGAQSASAVSRDYRLDLEAKQSPPILHVIGGKITTYRKLAEAALSALHPYFPNMPRGTTATTPLPGGDLGGQSFEQWLADFVRANSGFAPTRLRRLARRYGTRAQDLIAGARSEQDLGEDLGGGLTAHEIAYLKSEEWAVTADDILWRRTKVGLHLALGERAMAAERIQNDLAKA, from the coding sequence ATGACCGATGAAGTCTACGACTTGCTCGTGATCGGCGGCGGCATCAACGGTGCCGGGATCGCCGCCGACGCCGCGTCACGCGGCCTGTCGGTTCTGTTGGCCGAAGCCGAAGACCTGGCAGGCGCAACGTCGTCAGCAAGCTCCAAGCTGATCCACGGCGGCCTCCGCTACCTCGAACACTTCGAATTTCGCCTTGTCCGAGAAGCGCTCGCCGAACGGGAAGTCCTGCTGGCAAAAGCCCCGCACATCGTCCGTCCGCTGCGTTTCGTGCTGCCGCAAGTCGAAGGCATGCGACCGGCTCTGATGATGCGCGCCGGACTTTTCCTTTACGACCACCTCGCCACGCGCCAGTCGCTCGGCGCCTCGCACGCGATTGATCTGCGGCGCGAACCTGCGGGCAAACCGCTTCAGCCAGAGATCGTGTCTGGCTTCACGTATTGGGATTGCGCCGTCGACGATGCCCGCCTCGTCGTTCTGAATGCGCTCGCCGCCCGCAATGCCGGAGCCCGCATCCTGACGCGCACCGCCGTCACGGCGCTCACAACTGAAAATGATCTATGGATCGCTTCGTTCGGACGCGATGGCCAACGCTGCGCTGCCCGCGCCATCGTCAATGCGGCTGGTCCTTGGGTCGCTGATGTCGCGAAGCTGGCGACGACGACACAACCGCCGGCAAACGCGATTGCCATTCGCCTCGTCAAAGGCAGTCACATCGTCGTCCCGCGCATCACCGGTGCTGATGACGCTTACACGTTCCAAAACGAAGACGGCCGCGTCGTGTTTGCAATACCGTTCGAAGATGATTTCACGCTGATCGGCACGACGGAAGAAAAACTGTCGGGCGATCCACGCCATGCCACGCCGACCCGCGTTGAAGAAACATATCTGCTCGACGTCGCGCGCCGCTTTTTTCGGAATGCTCCAAAACATAGCGACATCGTCTGGAGTTTCGCAGGCGTGCGCCCGCTCGATGACGATGGCGCGCAAAGCGCATCCGCCGTCAGCCGCGATTACCGGCTCGACTTGGAAGCCAAGCAATCGCCGCCAATCCTTCACGTCATCGGCGGCAAGATCACCACCTATCGCAAGCTCGCCGAAGCCGCTCTTAGCGCGCTCCATCCCTACTTCCCGAACATGCCCCGCGGAACGACCGCGACGACGCCATTGCCGGGCGGCGACCTTGGTGGACAATCGTTCGAACAGTGGTTGGCAGACTTCGTCCGAGCGAACAGCGGTTTTGCGCCAACTCGTCTTCGCCGTCTCGCTCGCCGGTACGGCACGCGCGCACAAGACCTCATCGCCGGAGCGCGATCGGAACAAGACCTTGGCGAAGACTTAGGCGGCGGTCTGACAGCCCACGAAATCGCCTATCTCAAATCGGAGGAATGGGCCGTGACCGCGGACGATATTCTTTGGCGGCGCACGAAGGTAGGCCTGCACTTGGCGCTCGGCGAGCGCGCAATGGCCGCCGAACGCATTCAGAACGATCTCGCTAAAGCGTAG
- a CDS encoding HAMP domain-containing sensor histidine kinase, with amino-acid sequence MAVAAKPVLPNGRDDAAPLDAEQDAQPTVVIDTEAAEILAANARGRSALGLFPYATFPMALDPAMPAVARLRQIAAATNLGKGTPETLLFWNSGRLKRVKCKVAQRGGKGSKVLLLHIEMVEAPDDSYPPSRRAGTSAGAVEKLPDTPASAPVAAQPVAASIAAGLDVDTIAKLAHELKTPLTAIAAAAEIMRDERLGEMKNQRYLSYAADIHESATHALDVITSLLAERAKPATAASRLIAIDLNAIVDRTVSSVKALAESCGLNLSFDSDGSTPHVVANPTALRQILLNLLTNAIKFTPQGGDVRVATGHLDDGRVFLTVRDTGGGMSGVGVAAGSISASELKPAWARSNGIGLPLVESLVRDMGAEIEIDSAPQKGTAATILFGDFARRFK; translated from the coding sequence ATGGCTGTCGCGGCTAAACCCGTACTCCCGAATGGCCGTGACGATGCAGCGCCGCTCGATGCCGAGCAGGACGCGCAACCCACTGTCGTCATCGACACTGAAGCTGCGGAAATTCTCGCCGCCAACGCGCGCGGGCGGTCTGCGCTCGGGCTTTTCCCTTATGCAACCTTTCCGATGGCGCTTGATCCGGCGATGCCTGCCGTCGCGCGCCTTCGGCAGATTGCGGCGGCAACGAACCTCGGCAAGGGGACGCCGGAGACCTTGCTGTTCTGGAACAGCGGCCGGCTGAAACGCGTGAAATGCAAGGTAGCGCAACGCGGCGGCAAGGGCTCGAAGGTTTTGCTGCTTCACATCGAGATGGTGGAGGCTCCGGACGATAGCTATCCGCCGTCCCGCCGTGCGGGCACTTCGGCCGGCGCGGTCGAAAAGCTGCCGGACACGCCGGCGAGTGCGCCGGTCGCGGCCCAGCCGGTGGCGGCGTCTATAGCCGCCGGGCTCGACGTCGATACCATCGCCAAGCTCGCGCACGAGCTCAAGACGCCGCTGACGGCGATCGCGGCGGCTGCCGAGATCATGCGCGACGAACGGCTCGGCGAGATGAAGAACCAGCGCTACTTGAGCTACGCTGCGGACATTCACGAAAGCGCAACGCACGCCCTCGACGTCATCACGTCGCTGCTTGCAGAACGCGCCAAGCCTGCGACGGCCGCGTCGCGTCTCATTGCAATCGATCTCAATGCCATCGTCGACCGCACGGTTTCGAGCGTGAAGGCGCTAGCGGAATCGTGTGGATTGAACCTTTCATTCGATTCCGATGGAAGTACCCCGCATGTCGTCGCCAATCCGACGGCGCTGCGGCAGATCCTGCTCAATCTGCTGACCAACGCGATCAAATTCACCCCGCAGGGCGGAGATGTCCGCGTCGCGACCGGACACCTGGACGATGGGCGCGTGTTTCTCACGGTTCGTGATACCGGCGGCGGAATGAGCGGCGTCGGTGTGGCGGCGGGATCGATATCGGCCAGCGAATTGAAGCCCGCGTGGGCTCGCAGCAACGGCATCGGACTGCCGCTCGTCGAATCGCTGGTGCGCGACATGGGGGCGGAGATCGAGATCGACAGCGCACCTCAGAAAGGGACGGCGGCGACGATCCTGTTCGGCGACTTCGCACGCCGTTTCAAGTGA